One window of Nocardia sp. NBC_00508 genomic DNA carries:
- a CDS encoding ester cyclase, protein MVTYNTGQFRIEAEAEPIESVAWLAEFTEQYIAGWNSGDPAAVAKCATEDTIWHDPSLSEPAHGRAGVEKFVADTVRSFPDVAYANPFPPVLAADNRLALVPWRMTGTHLGPIDPPGFAATGKKLDLLVVDLWQFRSGLIWRSQASWDLQEMLLQLGLMPPRGSAAERAMARAQRVRSRLPF, encoded by the coding sequence GTGGTTACGTACAACACCGGACAGTTCCGAATCGAGGCGGAAGCCGAACCCATCGAGAGCGTGGCGTGGCTGGCCGAATTCACCGAGCAGTACATCGCGGGCTGGAACAGCGGGGACCCGGCGGCCGTCGCGAAATGCGCGACCGAGGACACCATCTGGCACGATCCGTCCCTGTCCGAGCCGGCGCACGGTCGCGCGGGAGTCGAGAAGTTCGTCGCCGACACGGTGCGCTCGTTCCCGGACGTGGCCTACGCCAACCCGTTTCCGCCGGTGCTCGCCGCGGACAACCGGCTCGCCCTCGTGCCGTGGCGGATGACCGGTACGCATCTCGGTCCGATCGACCCACCAGGGTTCGCCGCCACCGGCAAGAAGCTCGACCTGCTCGTGGTGGATCTCTGGCAGTTCCGCTCCGGGCTGATCTGGCGCAGCCAGGCCAGCTGGGATCTGCAGGAGATGCTGCTCCAACTGGGCCTGATGCCGCCGCGCGGCAGCGCCGCCGAACGCGCTATGGCGCGCGCCCAGCGGGTCAGGTCCCGGTTGCCGTTCTGA
- a CDS encoding TetR/AcrR family transcriptional regulator has translation MTELAVRPTAAPDAMSTALRDRLIDATVEVVSTEGLHALTVRRVSRMCGVSTMAVYSNFGGMPGLIRAAGSAGFAQLADRMTAAGVTDEPIADLLVLGLVFRDEAQRGPELFQLMFGTGTRIDMKINRGNVLVAGHDSEFEHYQETFDHVVGAVRRAQGAGLINCPDIRSAAAQLWMGLFGFVQLEMAGHLGDDGLLEVLVPAIVHLLVGMGAELETVGAAVLVAMERFTAEPGD, from the coding sequence ATGACCGAATTAGCCGTGCGCCCGACCGCCGCGCCCGACGCGATGAGCACCGCGCTGCGCGATCGCCTGATCGACGCGACCGTGGAGGTGGTGTCGACCGAGGGGTTGCACGCCCTCACCGTCCGCCGGGTGTCGCGCATGTGCGGAGTCTCCACCATGGCGGTGTACTCCAATTTCGGCGGCATGCCGGGCCTGATCCGCGCCGCGGGTTCCGCGGGCTTCGCGCAGCTGGCCGACCGCATGACCGCGGCGGGAGTGACCGACGAGCCGATCGCCGATCTGCTGGTCCTCGGCCTGGTGTTCCGTGACGAGGCACAGCGCGGGCCGGAGCTGTTCCAGCTGATGTTCGGCACCGGAACGCGCATCGACATGAAGATCAACCGAGGCAATGTGCTCGTGGCCGGGCATGATTCGGAGTTCGAGCACTACCAGGAAACGTTCGATCACGTGGTCGGCGCGGTGCGGCGAGCGCAGGGCGCGGGGCTGATCAATTGCCCCGACATCCGTTCGGCGGCCGCACAGCTGTGGATGGGCCTGTTCGGCTTCGTCCAGCTGGAGATGGCCGGACACCTGGGCGACGACGGTCTCCTCGAGGTGCTGGTCCCCGCCATCGTGCATCTGCTCGTCGGTATGGGCGCCGAACTGGAGACCGTCGGCGCCGCGGTCCTCGTGGCGATGGAGCGGTTCACCGCCGAACCCGGCGACTGA
- a CDS encoding MAB_1171c family putative transporter, protein MLSPIPGVIAWPAIGLVAAVLAGRSVVVRDTVVDQLVNRLFLWGLLSLLLYRCDMTPGVASLAHQLALGCTVMSSMCLQGIVRVWAFDADPVAVWRRHRVCALLAAGCAATILLAGTSARREGRLVDLTASPGDIVVWTAFGLPLLLNTSLLARMCLRELRSGGIGVEGKLVSGVMAWAATLFGANLALSLVQAVTGWQGGGTHLTRVEATVTVCLVLDAMFTAIPLVRTLLAAAELDRAGRSCRRLRPLWRDLTAAVPEIVLPPVPEERTDASSRLMRMTVEIQDALLHLGRYAPATVGPAGSGCPLTDYAHQVAQATRARKSGSARVGSAPARLPVPATDFDAGLRQLLALARVWPTARAGLVGV, encoded by the coding sequence ATGTTGTCACCGATTCCGGGAGTCATCGCCTGGCCTGCGATCGGCCTCGTCGCCGCGGTGCTCGCGGGCCGGTCGGTGGTCGTGCGCGACACCGTCGTCGATCAGTTGGTCAACCGGCTGTTCCTGTGGGGTTTGCTGAGCTTGCTGCTGTACCGCTGCGACATGACGCCCGGTGTCGCGAGCCTGGCCCATCAGCTGGCGCTCGGCTGCACGGTGATGTCGTCGATGTGCCTGCAAGGGATCGTCCGTGTCTGGGCCTTCGACGCGGACCCGGTAGCGGTCTGGCGCAGGCACCGCGTCTGCGCTCTGCTCGCCGCCGGATGCGCTGCCACGATCCTGCTGGCGGGCACGTCGGCGCGCCGCGAAGGACGACTGGTCGACCTGACCGCGAGCCCAGGGGACATCGTGGTGTGGACCGCGTTCGGCTTGCCGCTGCTCTTGAACACCTCGCTGCTGGCCCGGATGTGCCTGCGGGAGCTGCGGTCCGGTGGGATAGGCGTGGAGGGAAAGCTGGTCTCCGGCGTAATGGCATGGGCAGCAACTCTCTTCGGCGCCAATCTGGCGCTGTCGCTGGTGCAGGCGGTCACCGGGTGGCAGGGCGGGGGAACGCACCTGACCAGGGTTGAAGCGACGGTCACCGTGTGCCTGGTACTCGACGCGATGTTCACTGCCATTCCGCTGGTGAGGACGCTGCTCGCCGCGGCGGAGCTCGACCGTGCCGGGCGATCCTGCCGCAGGTTGCGCCCGCTGTGGCGAGATCTCACCGCGGCGGTTCCCGAGATCGTCCTGCCTCCCGTCCCGGAAGAACGCACCGACGCGTCGTCCCGGCTGATGCGGATGACCGTAGAGATCCAGGACGCCCTGTTGCACCTCGGTCGCTACGCTCCGGCCACGGTCGGCCCGGCCGGGTCGGGCTGTCCGCTGACCGACTACGCACACCAAGTGGCGCAGGCGACACGCGCGCGGAAGTCGGGGTCCGCGCGGGTCGGATCGGCCCCGGCCCGGTTGCCCGTGCCCGCGACGGATTTCGACGCCGGACTGCGGCAACTGCTCGCGCTCGCCCGGGTGTGGCCCACCGCCCGCGCCGGCCTCGTCGGCGTCTAG
- a CDS encoding PaaI family thioesterase, with protein MIDETGTALFHRTMPFTERLGIEVLAQGPELVCSRLAWDESLCTLGGVLHGGVLMSLADATGAVCAFLNLPEGKQGTTTVESKTNFLRAVRSGYATASAIPLHAGRSFIVVETVIRDDADKLVAKVTQTQAVL; from the coding sequence ATGATCGACGAGACGGGCACCGCGCTCTTCCACCGGACCATGCCGTTCACCGAGCGCCTCGGCATCGAGGTGCTCGCGCAGGGACCCGAGCTGGTATGCAGCCGGCTGGCCTGGGACGAGTCGCTGTGCACCCTCGGTGGCGTCCTGCACGGCGGGGTGCTGATGTCGCTTGCCGACGCGACCGGTGCGGTGTGCGCGTTCCTGAACCTGCCCGAAGGCAAGCAGGGCACCACCACGGTCGAGTCGAAGACGAACTTCCTGCGTGCCGTGCGCTCCGGCTACGCCACGGCGTCCGCGATTCCGCTGCATGCCGGACGCTCGTTCATCGTGGTCGAGACGGTGATCCGCGATGACGCGGACAAGCTGGTCGCGAAGGTCACCCAGACCCAAGCAGTGCTCTAG
- a CDS encoding cyclopropane mycolic acid synthase family methyltransferase, whose protein sequence is MTDLQPFYRQVQTHYDVSDAFYALFLDPSMTYSCAYFEHQDMTLEQAQYAKIDLALGKLDLRPGMTLLDIGCGWGATMVRAATEYGAKVVGFTLSRNQYDYVQSMIDRQRLAHAEVRLQGWEEYDGDADRIVSIGAFEHFRRERYATFFERCHRMLPPGGRMLLHTIVGYTLDDLRRMNIPVTREHALFHIFIKREIFPGGQLPQPAEVTRVAGRAGFGTEKIQELRPHYARTLDFWAQALRERRAEAIAIASEEVYERYLKYLTGCAANFRSGHIDVMQFTLVKEGAAR, encoded by the coding sequence ATGACCGACCTCCAGCCGTTCTATCGGCAAGTGCAAACGCACTACGACGTCTCCGATGCGTTCTACGCGCTTTTCCTCGATCCCTCGATGACTTACAGCTGTGCCTATTTCGAGCACCAGGACATGACGCTGGAACAAGCGCAGTACGCCAAGATCGACCTCGCGCTGGGAAAGCTCGACCTGCGACCGGGAATGACGCTGCTCGACATCGGCTGCGGCTGGGGCGCGACGATGGTGCGCGCCGCCACCGAGTACGGCGCCAAGGTCGTCGGGTTCACCCTCAGCCGCAACCAGTACGACTACGTCCAGTCCATGATCGACCGGCAGCGCCTCGCGCACGCCGAGGTCCGGCTACAGGGCTGGGAGGAATACGACGGCGATGCCGACCGGATCGTCAGCATCGGCGCGTTCGAGCATTTCCGGCGCGAGCGCTATGCGACGTTCTTCGAACGGTGTCATCGGATGCTCCCGCCGGGCGGGCGGATGCTTCTGCACACCATCGTCGGCTACACACTGGACGACCTCCGTCGCATGAATATCCCTGTGACCAGAGAACATGCGCTGTTTCACATCTTCATCAAGCGGGAGATCTTCCCGGGCGGCCAGCTGCCGCAGCCCGCCGAGGTGACCCGGGTCGCCGGACGCGCCGGATTCGGCACGGAGAAGATCCAGGAACTGCGACCGCACTACGCGCGCACCCTCGACTTCTGGGCACAGGCGCTGCGCGAGCGTCGTGCCGAGGCGATCGCGATCGCTTCCGAGGAGGTCTACGAGCGGTATCTGAAGTACCTCACCGGCTGCGCGGCGAACTTCCGTAGCGGGCACATCGACGTCATGCAGTTCACCTTGGTGAAGGAAGGCGCCGCCCGATAG
- a CDS encoding sigma-70 family RNA polymerase sigma factor, whose amino-acid sequence MCTDDGLAAVLTADRALLHWRAVQALGDRGLAEHAVQETLLRAWRSCARFDEDRGALRTWLLAIHRNVVVDMSRARAARPGDSGWDELGELVDSRHAHPDFSDGLVDGMLVAQLLALLPASQRAAVTEVILRDRAYQEVADEFGVPVGTVKTRVHYALRSLRKLPQCA is encoded by the coding sequence TTGTGCACCGACGACGGGCTCGCCGCGGTGCTCACCGCCGACCGGGCGTTGTTGCACTGGCGAGCCGTGCAAGCCCTCGGCGACCGCGGTCTGGCCGAACACGCCGTGCAGGAGACGTTGCTGCGCGCCTGGCGCTCGTGCGCGCGGTTCGACGAAGACAGGGGCGCCCTCCGAACCTGGCTGCTGGCGATCCACCGCAACGTCGTCGTCGACATGAGCCGCGCCCGTGCCGCGCGACCGGGCGATTCCGGCTGGGACGAACTCGGTGAACTGGTCGACTCCCGCCACGCGCACCCGGACTTCTCCGACGGTCTGGTCGACGGCATGCTGGTGGCCCAGCTATTGGCGCTGCTGCCCGCCTCGCAGCGGGCGGCCGTCACCGAAGTCATCCTGCGCGACCGCGCCTACCAGGAGGTTGCGGATGAATTCGGCGTGCCGGTCGGCACCGTGAAGACTCGGGTGCACTACGCTCTGCGATCTCTGCGCAAACTGCCCCAGTGCGCCTGA